The DNA region CGTAGACTTTTTTAATTCTTTCGGATTGCTGATTGCCATAAAGCGGACTAGGATATGGGGCTGCCCAAAATAACCGAGTCCCCAGCCCAATGAGGAAAGAATCATGATAATAAGGGACATTCCTCCCAGTGATTCAGGGAAAAAGGAGAAAAAGTCTTTCCCTTCTCCCGCGAGAGAAGCCATTGTCGGTGCTGGCCCGCCTAATACGATCGTTGCGGCAATAGGGATATATATGACGGTGAAGAACATCATCGTTCCCTGAATGAAATCTGTCATGCTGACAGCGGAGAATCCACCTAAAAAGGTATAAAATACGACAACAAACGCTCCAATAAGAAGTGCGGTAAAATAGGGCAGCCCCAAAATTGTATTAAAAAGTTTCCCTGCAGAAACGAATCCGGAAGACGTATAAATAATAAAAAATAATATAATAAAAAGCGCGCAAATAAAGCGAAGTCCGCTTTTGTGATCTTCAAAACGGTTGGAAAGGTAGTCGGGAATTGTTAGGCTATTATTGGCTACTTCTGTATAATGGCGGAGTCGTTTAGAAGTCAGTACCCAGTTTGCCCAAGTGCCTACTATTAGTCCAAATCCGGTCCAAAATGCGGAAAGTCCATTCAAATAGGCAAAACCAGGAAGTCCCATAAGCATCCATCCGCTCATGTCAGAGGCTTCAGCACTCATGGATGTCACCCACGGGCCGAGTTTGCGGTCACCTAAAATAAATTGAGATAATTTCTTTTGTCGGCGTGAGTAATAAATGCCAATCCCCATCATGGCGGCTAAATAGAGCATGAATGCCGCCAAAATTCCCATATTGTTCTGCAAATTCATATACAGAAGCCCCCTTCTATTCTGCAGTTATAGCTTATATCTATTATATTGTTTATTCATGATACTGGATAAGAAAAATAATGTAAAGTATCAATTACCTTATAACAGGTGAATGATAGAAATCCAATCTGCCAGTTCTGTATGATTTATTTTTCATGCAATAGGATTGGATATCGGTTGCCCGCAAATCGATGTTAAAAGACTCTAAGGCCTTTTCTTCTTGAAAAGTACGCAGAGCTTTTGCTGCGCCTGTGATTACAGGGAGATTTGATTTGTTGAGGATAAAACTTTTTGTGTTTCTCAAAGCAAGGAGCCTGGCATATTTGGGGAAAGAGGAATGAGAAAAGGGAGAAGGTACCAGTTCTGATGAAAGTAAAAGCGATGCTGCAATTCGTTTAAGACGGCTATAAAGGTAGCGCTTGCTTTTTATTGCCTCAAATACATCCGGAAGAGACGCCTGCTGGATTTCTTTGTACCATTTATTTTCTAACCCTTCAGAAAAGAGCCGGGAGTCTCTCAGTGACTCTTTTTTTGTTAGCCGCCCTAATAATAGACATGCGTCTTCGTAACGGGCGTAAGAGAGAATATGCCCTGTGTTCATAAGGGTATGGATTTCAGTTTGTATTTGTTCAGGAAGCAGAGGATAAGACTCGCCTGCTATAAAATGCTTTCTGGCAGTTGTGGCAGAGGCGGGATAATGCGTATTTCTTTCTATGACGATAAATGATAAAGGCAGGTTTTGCTTTAATGCGGCCTGTACATAAAGGAATCCAAGCAAATTATTGGGGCGTGTTAATTCTCGTGAGATTTCAGGATATCGGATTTCCATGGATTTGGTGACAGCAGAGGCGTAAGAAAGTCCCTTTCCTAAAAATTGGTGAAAATATAGATTGAAATCGGGCTGCAGGGACCATTGCGCAGCGTTATAAAGTGTATCCGAATTTAAGGATTCAGCGCCAAAAGCAATATGGGTACACCCCATATTGTGAAGCAGTGAAACCGATGAGGCAGCAAATTTGTCGGCGCTTTGCAATACACAAAGTACAGGAAGTTCGATTACGGCATCCACACCAAACATAAGAGCCCATTTTGCACGTGTCCATTTATCAAAAATAGCAGGTTCTCCACGCTGTACAAAAGAACCGCTCATCGCGGAAATTATAGGAGCGTCCGGAAATAAATTTTTAAGGCTCCGGAGCATATGGGCATGGCCGCTGTGGAAAGGGTTCCATTCAGCAGTAATTCCAATATACATGATGTACCTCCAATGTATTTATTGACTATTTTACCATAAGTATGTGGGATTTCCTGTAATCAGGGGAATGGCATATGCTATAATTATTTAATGAAATAATAAATCGGGATAATTTTATTTATAGAAAAGGAATAAATGGATATATATCATTTTGTTCAGAGGAATAGTTTAGGTTTTCTTATATGTTTTGTCCTGCTTTTGTCGGGGTGTAGCGGTAATAATGTGAGAGATAAGTTTGTCTTTGGGAAAAATAGAATTAGTTGCAATAATACAACTATTACAGTATTAACACCTTTTGAACTAATTGCAAATGGAAAACAGGCGGAAATCTCAGACAGAAATGCTGATAAAATAATGGCAGAAGGGCATAATCAACATATACGCATCTTTGTTATGGGGGATAAGAATACAATAAATGAGAGCATATCTGCTGCGGCAGAAAGTGCAGAAACCCTTTTGCGGAACAATAAGCGAGTTACTAATTTGAAGGTAGAAAAAGCCGACGATAAATTTAATAATGAAGACGCTAAAGTTTTGAGATTCTCTTATGTGGAAAAAGCAAGAGAGGAGAAGACTGCACTAACGGTTAATGAATATATTTTTTTACAGGATGAAGTTATTTGGCGTGTAATTTACCAATATCGGACAGAAGATCCGATTGGGAGAGAACTCTCCGCACAGCTGGCAGGGAGAATACAGATTGGGGCAGTATTTTAGGAAATGGGGGAAATGTGATGCGTTTCGGTGGACACGGATTATTTTCTTTGTTACTCTTTTTGGTATGCGGAGCTTTGATTGGTGGGATTATTGGGCAAGTGCTCAGCCAGGTCAGCTTATCCGGAATGATACCGTATTTGACGAAAACATATGAGATTTTTGATTTTAAGGATATTTATTTGAATTTAGCGGTCATAGATGTTCATTTTGGTATCCGATTTGCGCCCAATTTAATTAGTATTTTCGGGATACTTTTGGCAGCTTGGGTATATAAAAGATTTTAATGAATTTATTGTTATTACCCGGTCTATATTATGTTATTTTGGCCGATCAAAGGAGGGGCTATAAATGATGATTAAAGAAATGCGGAGCGAAGATAAACCGCGCGAAAGATTTGCCAAGGCTCCCGATACGGCTAGCATGGTAGATTTGGTTGCTATCCTGTTGCGAACCGGTCGCCATGGGTGTTCTGTTATGGATATGGCGCAGGAAGTGGTAGAGCAAATTCGGTTGTCCACGGATGTCAATGGATTTGATAATTTGGATTGGCGGGATTTAATCTCTGTGAAGGGTGTTGGACAAGATAAAGCGATTACCGTATGTGCAGCAGTAGAGTTAGGGCGAAGGCTGGCGCAGTTTCATAATAAGAAACAGTTGGAGAATTTTAGTTTCCCCGAAGCAGTGGCATCATATTTTATGGAAAAATTAAGACATGAAGATCAGGAACATTTCATTGTCTGCTTTTTAAATACCAAGAACAGATTGCTTGGATATAAAGAAATTTGTGTGGGAAGTTTGGATGCTGCGCCTGTGGATATAAAGGAGGCTATGAGATGGGCTCTTCGCTTTAAGGCCCACGGTATGATACTCGTACATAATCATCCGTCAGGATATCCGGAACCTTCAGATGCGGATATTAATTTAACGAGACAATTTAGAAGGGCTACTTCGTTTTTTGATATACGGTTATTAGATCATGTTATAATCGGTGATGGAGAATTTGCCAGTTTAAACAAAAATGGACTGGTATAGAAAACATAGTTTAAGAATTGTAATTAAAGGAGTGCATATTATGGCAGATAGGGAAAATGAAAAGAAATATTCCGCGGAGACGAAAGGGTATACGGATAAGATTTATGAAGTAAGGTTCATGCCGGTACTGGAAAGGAGTGAGTATCAAGCTGGACCGGAACGTGAGGGACTCATTAAGTTACAAGGAATTATGGAAGAAAAAGATTTCGAGAAATATATTAATAATGGATTAATCCGTATTACACAAGATGGCGATCGGCTTATGATGATCAGCAAGAGTGAAATGTATCGTTCCATGCTTATGGGGAAGTTTTGGAGTTCCATTTGCGAAGCTTTTGGTGTAGATGATTTTCGTGTGGTAAGCCAGACAAACGGATATTAATGATATTAATAATAAATATTAATAATGAGGGAGGGGTGCTTAGTCCCTTCCTTTTTTCATTTGTTCTTGACTTATATAAAATTTACATTAATCTATAATGATAGAAATTATGATATAAAAGGAAAATATTTGACTAGAATATATGTAAATGCTATTCTTTTTGTAATAAGTTTTATATACACTCTTTTATTAATTTGTGAATAAAGTGTATGGTTGCTAAAATGTGAATTGGGAGGATGTTATGTATTTTTTGCACTTATTTCATGCTGGCGGATTTATGATGTACCCGCTTTTACTTTGTTCGATTATAGTTGTGGCGATTTTTTTTGAAAGATATAGATACTATTCTTCCCATCGTTCTGATACAGAAAGGTTGTCAGCGGTGATGACTGACAGCTTGGACCGGGGAGATATAGAAGGATTAAAAGACGCTTTAAAAGCTGATGGTGGAATTCCGGCCGGGGTCCTTCTATCTGCAGTCAATGTATATGGAACTAAAGCACATCAGGCGACAATTATTGAAGGCGCTGCAGCACATGCGGCAGGTCTTTTGAAAAATTACCTGAATTATCTGGATGTTATTGTGACACTTTCCCCTTTAATGGGATTGCTTGGCACTGTTATCGGAATGATAGGTTCCTTTGATGTCTTGTCCACTGCGGATGGTCAGCCTTTTGCTATTACCGGTGGTGTTGCGGAAGCATTGGTGTGTACGGCAACGGGTTTATTCGTTGCCATTATAGCGTTAATTGCTTATACTTACTTATCCCAGCAAGTTAGCCACTATATTTCTTCTATAGAAAAATTATCTTCTGTTTATCTTGCAATAGCGGAAGGTAAAGAAAAATGAGATTACAACAACTGGATGTAGATAAAAAGCCTAAAATAATGATTATCCCCATGATTGATATCATATTTTTCTTACTTGTTTTCTTTATGATGAGTATGTTAACCATGGTGGTGCAAAAATCAATTAGTTTAAATTTACCGCAAACGGTGACTTCGAAATTGGATATAGAAAAGGCCTTACCGGTAGCGGTTACTTCAGATGGGCAGATTTACGTAGAGCAGGAAAAGATTCCCCGTGAAACGTTCCGCAGAAGAATGGAAATTGAAAAAAATAGAAATCCGAATTTGAGTATTGTTCTTCGGGCGGATACGAAATCAGAACATGGGGATTTCGTATTTGTTCTGGATCAATTGAAATCGGTGGGAATTAGTAAGATTGGTATTGCAACGGAAGCAAAATCACAGAGTAAGGAATAAGGGGGGCGGCGCTATGTTTACATCTAAATACAGATGGATGGCTGCCTTTGGAACATCTATTGCTTGTCACGTTGTAGTGTTTGTTGTGATTGGGGTGGTTGTGGCACTATTTCCTTCTGCTCCCGTTGATAAAGGACCTATTGAGGTAGATTTGGTTTCATTATCTGGCGGCGGCGGTGGCGGCGGCGGAAGTCCTGATGCAGATAATGGCCCTGCCATAGCGCCACCTTCAGCCGAACCGACAGAAGTTGCACCGCCTCCTCCGGCTCTGGCAGAAGATATGCCGGAAGATGCCATGAATGATGTTCATGAAATTGCTGATTCAGTAACAGAATCTAAAGAGGCTGCAACAAAAGACAATATGGGGAAGCAGGTTTCCGGAGAAGGGGAATCTTCAGGAAATCGTGGGTTTGGCAGCGGTACGGGTTCCGGAGGCGGTCATGGATCTGGACATGGCACCGGAACGGGGTCAGGTACGGGTTCCGGCAGCGGTACAGGTTCCGGTGGTGGAAATGGTTCAGGAGCAGGAACCGGTAATGGTGATGGAAATGATGGCATCACCATGGGTCCGCAAATATTAAGCGCACCATCTCCTTCTTATCCTGAGTCGGCTCGTGCGTCAAATGTAGAGGGAACGACGGTGGTCGGTCTTATCATCAGCGTTAATGGTAATGTGACAAGTGCCTGGGTTGAATCATCATCAGGAAACAGCATACTTGATCAAACTGCGGTGAATGCCGTTTACGGATGGCAATTTGTTCCTGCAAAGCAAAATGGAGTAGCTGTTGAAGCGCAATCACGAGTCCCAGTATCATTTACACTAAAGTGATTGTTATATATGGTTTTGGTAAGTGTAGGAACTAATCTGTGGAGATTTCATATTTTCACAGATTTTTTTTAAAATAGATGATAGAATAGGAATCGTATAGTATATTCTAAAATTTTTATGAGGAGGATAGTTATGTCAAAGGGGAAGTTATATGGAATCGGTGTGGGACCGGGAGATTCCAAACTTTTAACTGTAAAAGCGGTAGAAACGATTCGAAATGCGGATATGATTATTACACCAAAAACAGAAAAAAAAGAAGACTCTGTTGCCTATCATATTGCAACTCCCTATATTTCAAAAAAAGCGGAAATCTTACCTCTTGTGTTTCAAATGGTAACTGATATGGAAGTTGTATCGAAACAGTGGGAAGAAAATAGAAGAATTATTGAAGAAAAGTTAGATGAAGGAAAAAATCTGGTTTTTCTTACTTTAGGTGATCCGATGCTGTATAGTACATATATGTATATTTTCCGGGCATTAAAAAGAACAGAATATACTGTGGAAACGATTCCGGGGATTCCTGCTTTTTTAGGAATTGCTTCTTATATCGGAATGCCGGTGACCGAATGGGAAGAAAACGTACTGATCATTCCTGCAACTGCAGATCCTGAAAAAATTGACAGAGCACTTTCCGCTGCTGACAATGCGGTAATTATGAAGGTGTATAAGAAGTTTGCATTTATCCAGGAAGAACTGCGTAAGCATCACATGATAAAGAATGCGGTCATGGTATCACGCGCGGGTTTGCCTGATGAAATAATAGAGCGGGATCTGGATAGTTTGCCTTCAGATTATCGACCGAATTATTTAAGTACAATTATTGCCAAACGAGGGAACTGATATGACGGAGTTTATACGACCTCGGATTATCGTTGCAGGTACGAACAGCGGTGTCGGGAAGACAACGATAGTGACCGGCCTTTTATCATATTTTAATAGAGAGGGGTACAGAGTCCAGCCCTTTAAAGTGGGGCCTGACTATATAGATCCCGGGTTTCATGCGGAAGCGGCAGGACATAGCTCTTATAACCTGGATACATGGATGACACCTCCAGATAAGTTAAATGAGACCTTTATTGCTTTATCTAAAAATGCAGATATATCAATTATAGAAGGGGTTATGGGTCTCTATGATGGAGGGGAGGATGGAATCAGCAGTACTGCCGCCATTGCAAAACAGTTAAATGCGCCGGTCATATTGGTATTGGATTGTAAATCCGTTGGGTACAGTATCGCGGCTACAGCGTTAGGCTTCCGTGAATATGATAAGGGAGTAAATATCGTCGGGGTCATATTGAATCGCCTTGGTTCCGACCGCCATGAGGCGATGGTTCGAGAAGTTATGGGAAAAATTCATATGCCTGTATTTGGCGCGTTCCATCGGGATGATGCATTAAAAACGCCGGAACGCCATTTGGGACTGACACCTGTTACGGAAGTAGAAACACGAGTGTTAATTAAGCATATGGGGGAGGCTGTCAGTAGATGGGTAGATACGGATGCCTTCCTGAAAGCAGCGCAGCAGGCACCTTCTATGTTTGTAGACGTACGGAATGATTTTTCAGCTAAGAAACGGGTTTGTATTGCCGTGGCGAAAGATGAAGCGTTTTCTTTTTATTATCCGACAAGCTTAGAATATCTTGAAAAAAATGGAGCAAAAATTATTGAATTTAGTCCTCTTCGGGATAAAACTGTACCGGAAGCGGATGGCCTAATCTTTGGCGGCGGCTTTCCGGAGATGTTTCTGCAGCAATTAATGGGGAACATTTCCATGAAGGAGTCTATACGCCGGTGTGCTGAAAGAGGAATGCCGATTTATGCGGAATGCGGCGGATTGATGTATCTTTGCAAGGCTATACAGGGATTTAATGGAGAATGTTATGAAATGGCGGGAATTGTGCCGGCTGTTTGTAAAATGCAGAAGAGTCTTCAGCGCATTGGCTATGTGAAAGGGGAAACGCTTTTATCTAGTATTATTGCTGATGCGGGTGATACTCTGAAAGGGCATGAATTTCATTTTTCTACTTTAGAATACGGCGAAGGGTTTCCCTGGGCATATAATCTTCAGGGATCCCGACAAAAAGAGGGGCATTTGGAAGGATATAGCAATAAAAACATATTGGCATCATATCTGCACCTTTCTTTTGATGGGAATCCCAAAGCTGGAGAAAAGTTAATTGAATCCTGCGAGCGTTATCATTGTAGCAAGGAGGGAAAATGACAGAACAAAAGGGCTTGATCCTTATTAATACAGGAACGGGTAAAGGGAAAACCACAGCGGCGTTAGGTACTGCAATCCGTGCTTGGGGTAATGGACAAAAAGTTCTTATTTTACAATTTATTAAAGGTGCATGGAAATATGGTGAACTTAAAGCAATTGAAGCATTGGAAGCATGTAATGGAAATATAGAGATTCGACCTATGGGTGATGGCTTTGTGTTTCACAATCGCAAAGAGGATGAAGCTGCTTATCAGAATAAAAAAGAGTTGGCAGCCAGGGCTTGGGAAACTGTTGTTGATGAAGTAATGAGTGATAGGTGGGATTTGGTTGTTTTAGATGAGGTTAATTATGCGATTCATTTTGAGATGCTTGAACCGGAAAAACTTTTAAAACTTATTAAAGAACGGCCTCCGCGGTTAAATATGATTTTAACCGGGCGCTATGCCAGGCCGGAGATTATTGAAGCTGCTGATACGGTAACCGAAATGACTTTAATTAAACATGCTTTTCAAAATGGGATACATGCACGCAAAGGTATAGAATTTTAAATCGGCTGCAGCAAGATAAATTCCTTTACATAGATTAAAATGCATGATAAAATCTCTAAATAAATATAAAAGTAAATGAGGGATGCGGAATGGCACTCTATGTAAAAAAGTTTGGCGGATCATCTGTTGCGACAACAGAAAGAATGAAGAATATAGCATCGCGCATTCTTCGCGAAAAACATGATAATGATAAGATTGTTATAGTAGTTTCCGCCATGGGTGACAGTACGGATGATTTGCTGGCGTTAGCTGGTCAGGTTCCATCATTGAGACATGGCCGAGAGATGGATATGTTGCTGTCTACAGGAGAACAGGTCTCGATCTCTCTTTTGGCGATGACCTTCAAAAGCTTAGGAGCACCTGCAATATCTTTGACGGGGATGCAGGCAGGAGTTTTTTGTAGCGGGACACATGGCAAGGCGCTGATTGACGATATAAAACCGGAAAGAGTATTTTCTGAGTTAGAGAAAGGGAATATTGTCATTGTTGCAGGTTTCCAGGGGGTGTTGCCGAATGGAGATGTTGCCACTTTGGGGCGCGGTGGGAGCGATG from Dialister invisus DSM 15470 includes:
- the putP gene encoding sodium/proline symporter PutP; amino-acid sequence: MNLQNNMGILAAFMLYLAAMMGIGIYYSRRQKKLSQFILGDRKLGPWVTSMSAEASDMSGWMLMGLPGFAYLNGLSAFWTGFGLIVGTWANWVLTSKRLRHYTEVANNSLTIPDYLSNRFEDHKSGLRFICALFIILFFIIYTSSGFVSAGKLFNTILGLPYFTALLIGAFVVVFYTFLGGFSAVSMTDFIQGTMMFFTVIYIPIAATIVLGGPAPTMASLAGEGKDFFSFFPESLGGMSLIIMILSSLGWGLGYFGQPHILVRFMAISNPKELKKSTQIAVSWVLLSLTFAVAIGIVGKAYLPMPLENANAERVFIIMAETLSPPFITGLIWSAVLAAIMSTASSQLLVTASAVARDLYQPFFHKNASEKELIIISRVTVLLISLCSIYLASDPNSYIFSIVSYAWAGFGACFGPVVLLSLYWRRMTLKGTYAGIIVGGITVLIWKQFNWFGLYELIPGFLFSTISIILISLMDEKPSQTILNNFNKVVSLSNEK
- a CDS encoding tRNA(Met) cytidine acetate ligase, producing MYIGITAEWNPFHSGHAHMLRSLKNLFPDAPIISAMSGSFVQRGEPAIFDKWTRAKWALMFGVDAVIELPVLCVLQSADKFAASSVSLLHNMGCTHIAFGAESLNSDTLYNAAQWSLQPDFNLYFHQFLGKGLSYASAVTKSMEIRYPEISRELTRPNNLLGFLYVQAALKQNLPLSFIVIERNTHYPASATTARKHFIAGESYPLLPEQIQTEIHTLMNTGHILSYARYEDACLLLGRLTKKESLRDSRLFSEGLENKWYKEIQQASLPDVFEAIKSKRYLYSRLKRIAASLLLSSELVPSPFSHSSFPKYARLLALRNTKSFILNKSNLPVITGAAKALRTFQEEKALESFNIDLRATDIQSYCMKNKSYRTGRLDFYHSPVIR
- a CDS encoding DUF4321 domain-containing protein, with amino-acid sequence MRFGGHGLFSLLLFLVCGALIGGIIGQVLSQVSLSGMIPYLTKTYEIFDFKDIYLNLAVIDVHFGIRFAPNLISIFGILLAAWVYKRF
- the radC gene encoding RadC family protein, producing MMIKEMRSEDKPRERFAKAPDTASMVDLVAILLRTGRHGCSVMDMAQEVVEQIRLSTDVNGFDNLDWRDLISVKGVGQDKAITVCAAVELGRRLAQFHNKKQLENFSFPEAVASYFMEKLRHEDQEHFIVCFLNTKNRLLGYKEICVGSLDAAPVDIKEAMRWALRFKAHGMILVHNHPSGYPEPSDADINLTRQFRRATSFFDIRLLDHVIIGDGEFASLNKNGLV
- a CDS encoding MotA/TolQ/ExbB proton channel family protein; the encoded protein is MNWEDVMYFLHLFHAGGFMMYPLLLCSIIVVAIFFERYRYYSSHRSDTERLSAVMTDSLDRGDIEGLKDALKADGGIPAGVLLSAVNVYGTKAHQATIIEGAAAHAAGLLKNYLNYLDVIVTLSPLMGLLGTVIGMIGSFDVLSTADGQPFAITGGVAEALVCTATGLFVAIIALIAYTYLSQQVSHYISSIEKLSSVYLAIAEGKEK
- a CDS encoding ExbD/TolR family protein, producing MRLQQLDVDKKPKIMIIPMIDIIFFLLVFFMMSMLTMVVQKSISLNLPQTVTSKLDIEKALPVAVTSDGQIYVEQEKIPRETFRRRMEIEKNRNPNLSIVLRADTKSEHGDFVFVLDQLKSVGISKIGIATEAKSQSKE
- a CDS encoding energy transducer TonB codes for the protein MFTSKYRWMAAFGTSIACHVVVFVVIGVVVALFPSAPVDKGPIEVDLVSLSGGGGGGGGSPDADNGPAIAPPSAEPTEVAPPPPALAEDMPEDAMNDVHEIADSVTESKEAATKDNMGKQVSGEGESSGNRGFGSGTGSGGGHGSGHGTGTGSGTGSGSGTGSGGGNGSGAGTGNGDGNDGITMGPQILSAPSPSYPESARASNVEGTTVVGLIISVNGNVTSAWVESSSGNSILDQTAVNAVYGWQFVPAKQNGVAVEAQSRVPVSFTLK
- the cobI gene encoding precorrin-2 C(20)-methyltransferase, encoding MSKGKLYGIGVGPGDSKLLTVKAVETIRNADMIITPKTEKKEDSVAYHIATPYISKKAEILPLVFQMVTDMEVVSKQWEENRRIIEEKLDEGKNLVFLTLGDPMLYSTYMYIFRALKRTEYTVETIPGIPAFLGIASYIGMPVTEWEENVLIIPATADPEKIDRALSAADNAVIMKVYKKFAFIQEELRKHHMIKNAVMVSRAGLPDEIIERDLDSLPSDYRPNYLSTIIAKRGN
- a CDS encoding cobyrinate a,c-diamide synthase, with the protein product MTEFIRPRIIVAGTNSGVGKTTIVTGLLSYFNREGYRVQPFKVGPDYIDPGFHAEAAGHSSYNLDTWMTPPDKLNETFIALSKNADISIIEGVMGLYDGGEDGISSTAAIAKQLNAPVILVLDCKSVGYSIAATALGFREYDKGVNIVGVILNRLGSDRHEAMVREVMGKIHMPVFGAFHRDDALKTPERHLGLTPVTEVETRVLIKHMGEAVSRWVDTDAFLKAAQQAPSMFVDVRNDFSAKKRVCIAVAKDEAFSFYYPTSLEYLEKNGAKIIEFSPLRDKTVPEADGLIFGGGFPEMFLQQLMGNISMKESIRRCAERGMPIYAECGGLMYLCKAIQGFNGECYEMAGIVPAVCKMQKSLQRIGYVKGETLLSSIIADAGDTLKGHEFHFSTLEYGEGFPWAYNLQGSRQKEGHLEGYSNKNILASYLHLSFDGNPKAGEKLIESCERYHCSKEGK
- the cobO gene encoding cob(I)yrinic acid a,c-diamide adenosyltransferase — translated: MTEQKGLILINTGTGKGKTTAALGTAIRAWGNGQKVLILQFIKGAWKYGELKAIEALEACNGNIEIRPMGDGFVFHNRKEDEAAYQNKKELAARAWETVVDEVMSDRWDLVVLDEVNYAIHFEMLEPEKLLKLIKERPPRLNMILTGRYARPEIIEAADTVTEMTLIKHAFQNGIHARKGIEF